Proteins encoded together in one Nostoc sp. PCC 7524 window:
- a CDS encoding (2Fe-2S) ferredoxin domain-containing protein, whose product MSDKFLTLSEFNLEGGFLGFVGKKPRKMKYLSLAISSGSVLVRLPKKLRVALSSSLEIGEQINIYGISKLNRHKGTIKLKARQVTKIADRSHLDQDLPPQPPAKIMVCQKAGCMKRGGKGLLSELEQTLCDRGLLDKVTIEHTSCQKRCSSAPNCILMLGKKKYKKNCPQAIASLLEQYLTTEE is encoded by the coding sequence ATGAGTGACAAATTTTTGACGTTATCAGAGTTCAATCTTGAGGGTGGTTTTTTAGGTTTTGTTGGTAAGAAACCTAGAAAGATGAAATATTTAAGTTTGGCAATTTCCTCTGGAAGCGTGTTAGTTAGACTACCAAAAAAGTTGCGCGTTGCTTTGAGTTCATCTTTAGAAATAGGTGAACAGATTAACATTTATGGCATCAGTAAGTTAAACCGTCATAAAGGTACAATCAAACTCAAAGCACGGCAGGTAACAAAAATTGCCGATCGCTCCCATCTTGATCAAGATTTACCACCGCAACCACCAGCCAAGATTATGGTGTGTCAAAAAGCAGGTTGCATGAAACGGGGTGGTAAGGGATTACTGTCAGAATTAGAACAAACTTTGTGCGATCGCGGTTTACTCGATAAAGTGACAATAGAACACACAAGCTGTCAAAAACGCTGTAGCAGCGCCCCCAACTGTATTTTGATGCTAGGTAAGAAAAAATACAAGAAAAACTGTCCCCAAGCGATCGCCTCACTGTTAGAACAATACTTGACTACAGAAGAATAG
- a CDS encoding NAD(P)H-quinone oxidoreductase subunit 4: MIADGFPWLTAIILLPLVASFAIPVLPDKDGKLVRWYALGVGIADFVLMCYTFWRHYDTSSATFQLAEKYAWIPQLGFSWAVSVDGISMPLVLLAGFVTTLSMFAAWQVNLKPRLFYFLMLVLYSAQIGVFVAQDLLLFFIMWELELVPVYLLVSIWGGQKRRYAATKFLLYTAAASIFILVAGLAMALYGDNTTFDIVELGAKNYPLALELALYAGLLIAFGVKLAIFPLHTWLPDAHGEASAPVSMILAGVLLKMGGYGLIRLNLELLSDAHIYFAPVLATLGIINIIYGALNSFGQTHMKRRLAYSSVSHMGFVLLGIASFTDVGVSGAMLQMLSHGLIAALLFFLAGVTYDRTHTMAMENLGGIGQVMPKVFALFTAGAMASLALPGMSGFVSELQVFVGVTTSDIYSSTFCTVMVFLAAVGVILTPIYLLSMLRQVFYGSGAELSCNINNAAYENQEDEGTVCFGTDCLLPSQAVYRDATQREVFIAACFLVLIIGVGIYPKLATQMYDVKTVAVNTQVRQSYTQIAQANPRIYAKSFLSPQISEPEIMAVSGIVK, translated from the coding sequence ATGATAGCTGATGGATTTCCTTGGCTAACCGCGATTATTCTACTGCCACTCGTTGCTTCCTTTGCCATTCCCGTGCTGCCTGATAAAGACGGCAAGCTGGTGCGATGGTATGCCCTGGGTGTAGGGATCGCGGACTTTGTTTTGATGTGCTACACCTTTTGGCGGCATTACGATACTAGCAGTGCGACTTTTCAACTCGCGGAGAAATATGCCTGGATACCTCAGTTGGGCTTTAGCTGGGCTGTTTCGGTCGATGGTATCTCCATGCCGCTTGTACTGCTGGCAGGATTTGTCACAACGCTGTCGATGTTTGCGGCTTGGCAAGTTAACCTCAAACCGCGCCTGTTTTATTTCTTGATGCTGGTATTGTATTCCGCACAAATCGGCGTGTTTGTTGCTCAAGACTTGCTGTTGTTCTTTATTATGTGGGAACTGGAATTGGTTCCTGTATATTTGCTGGTATCTATTTGGGGCGGTCAAAAACGCCGCTATGCTGCGACAAAATTCTTACTTTACACCGCAGCTGCTTCCATTTTTATTCTCGTAGCTGGGTTGGCAATGGCTCTCTACGGTGACAATACCACCTTTGATATTGTGGAACTGGGTGCCAAGAATTATCCCCTTGCTTTAGAATTAGCACTTTACGCCGGATTGTTAATTGCCTTTGGTGTCAAACTAGCGATTTTCCCTTTACATACTTGGTTGCCTGATGCCCACGGTGAAGCTTCTGCTCCCGTATCAATGATTTTGGCGGGTGTACTGCTCAAAATGGGCGGATACGGATTGATTCGCCTGAATTTAGAATTACTTTCTGATGCCCATATTTACTTTGCTCCTGTCTTAGCAACTTTGGGTATTATCAACATTATTTATGGTGCTTTAAACTCCTTTGGACAAACCCATATGAAGCGCCGCCTCGCCTATTCCTCTGTGTCTCACATGGGATTTGTGCTGTTGGGTATCGCTTCCTTTACTGATGTGGGTGTAAGTGGTGCGATGCTGCAAATGCTGTCTCACGGGTTAATCGCTGCCTTGTTATTCTTCCTGGCTGGTGTGACTTATGATCGCACCCACACAATGGCAATGGAAAATCTTGGTGGTATCGGTCAAGTGATGCCTAAAGTGTTTGCCCTGTTTACCGCCGGCGCGATGGCTTCCTTAGCACTCCCTGGCATGAGTGGCTTTGTCAGCGAACTTCAGGTATTTGTTGGTGTCACCACCAGCGACATCTACAGTTCTACTTTCTGCACAGTGATGGTATTCCTCGCTGCCGTGGGAGTTATTCTCACACCGATTTATCTGCTGTCGATGTTGAGACAGGTATTTTACGGCAGTGGTGCAGAACTATCCTGCAACATTAATAATGCCGCTTATGAAAATCAGGAAGACGAAGGCACAGTTTGTTTTGGTACAGACTGTCTACTACCTAGCCAAGCAGTGTATAGAGATGCTACACAGCGTGAAGTTTTTATTGCCGCCTGCTTCTTGGTATTGATTATTGGTGTTGGTATTTATCCGAAGTTAGCTACCCAAATGTACGATGTGAAGACTGTAGCTGTAAATACTCAGGTACGCCAATCATATACTCAAATAGCCCAAGCAAATCCCCGGATATACGCTAAAAGTTTCCTCTCTCCCCAAATCAGCGAACCTGAAATTATGGCAGTTTCGGGAATCGTTAAGTAA
- a CDS encoding STM4015 family protein, producing MADNDWNLQERLQKYPGYRGEHATTFANRQVVEFSPEVGISDPVGTAYAIRCEYYAGEKVADQLAKLLQDNQVSNLQALVFGIWDADMSNGGSQVVIEALLSAKDQLTSLQAVFIGDIHYEESEISWIVQSDISPILEAYPNLEVLQVRGGEGLAFTPFVGHENLKALIVETGGLSSATINQICALNLPKLQHLELWLGSDYYGGDSAIADLNPILVEQRFPNLVYLGLRNSQYSDDIAEGVVRSPLLTKIRILDLSMGTLSDAGAELLLKNPVVQQLDILNLSENYLSEEIINFVEAQQANFHVQVMINGQRTEDEDDEERYCAVAE from the coding sequence ATGGCAGACAATGATTGGAATCTTCAAGAACGGTTGCAGAAATATCCAGGGTACAGAGGTGAACACGCTACCACCTTTGCAAACCGACAAGTGGTAGAATTTAGCCCAGAAGTGGGAATTAGTGATCCTGTAGGTACTGCTTACGCGATTCGTTGTGAATATTATGCTGGAGAAAAAGTCGCAGATCAACTAGCAAAACTGCTGCAAGATAACCAAGTTAGTAATCTGCAAGCTTTGGTTTTTGGTATTTGGGATGCGGATATGTCTAACGGTGGTTCCCAGGTTGTAATTGAGGCATTATTATCTGCCAAAGATCAGCTGACAAGTTTGCAAGCAGTATTTATTGGAGATATTCACTATGAAGAAAGTGAAATTTCCTGGATTGTGCAGAGTGATATTAGCCCCATTTTAGAAGCGTATCCTAATTTGGAAGTATTACAAGTGCGGGGTGGTGAGGGTTTAGCCTTTACACCTTTTGTGGGACATGAAAATTTAAAAGCTTTAATTGTTGAGACTGGTGGTTTGAGTAGTGCAACAATTAACCAGATTTGCGCCTTGAACTTGCCAAAATTACAGCACTTAGAATTATGGCTAGGTTCAGATTACTATGGTGGCGATTCTGCCATCGCAGACTTAAATCCCATATTAGTGGAACAGAGATTTCCGAACTTAGTTTATTTGGGGTTACGGAATAGTCAATATTCTGATGATATTGCAGAAGGAGTGGTGCGATCGCCTCTACTCACCAAAATCAGAATTCTCGACTTATCAATGGGAACTCTCAGCGATGCAGGTGCAGAATTGCTGCTGAAAAATCCGGTTGTACAGCAATTAGATATTCTCAATCTGTCTGAAAACTATCTATCAGAAGAAATTATTAATTTTGTAGAAGCACAACAGGCTAATTTTCATGTTCAAGTCATGATTAATGGGCAAAGAACAGAAGATGAAGACGACGAAGAACGCTACTGTGCTGTTGCTGAGTGA
- a CDS encoding STM4014 family protein, with amino-acid sequence MFNFVIIANLENRRVGFIQQALAHCDLTPATVVSYADLIAGRETLEKFKAPNTIIRFESPEKNFEVEKAIIAVGAEVSDTGNQQFISAKAAADLVFDKGRILYPRQWYLGWRYLLNQWGKQLLSPVINHPHDISVMFDKPLCSDRFSRHHIPIPRSLGVIHNYEHLREQMQIQGCDRVFIKLSHGSAASGVIAYRANSHRESAITTVERVRQDGQTRLYNSRKIRHYTDHEEITDIINILTAEGVQVEAWLPKAQIQGHPFDVRVVVINVEAQHIVVRLGKSPMTNLHLGNERGNTEDFLAKIGYENWEKMKQTCEAAAALFPNSLYCGIDLLIFPDFRRHAILEINAFGDLLPGIFWKGLDTYTSEVKAVLKIRLNKCLI; translated from the coding sequence ATGTTTAACTTTGTTATTATTGCCAACCTAGAAAATCGTCGGGTTGGCTTTATACAACAAGCACTAGCACATTGTGATTTAACACCTGCAACCGTTGTTTCTTACGCCGACTTGATTGCAGGTAGAGAGACATTAGAAAAATTCAAAGCACCTAATACTATTATTAGGTTTGAGTCGCCAGAGAAGAATTTTGAGGTGGAGAAAGCAATAATTGCGGTTGGTGCAGAAGTTTCAGATACAGGTAATCAACAGTTTATTAGTGCTAAAGCTGCGGCTGATTTAGTATTTGATAAAGGACGTATTCTTTACCCGCGACAATGGTATTTAGGTTGGCGATATTTACTAAATCAATGGGGAAAGCAACTGTTATCGCCAGTAATAAATCATCCCCATGATATTAGTGTGATGTTTGATAAGCCATTATGTAGCGATCGCTTTTCTCGCCATCATATCCCAATTCCCCGTTCTTTGGGTGTAATTCACAACTATGAGCATTTGCGAGAACAAATGCAAATTCAGGGATGCGATCGCGTGTTTATCAAATTATCTCACGGTTCTGCTGCCTCTGGAGTCATTGCCTACCGTGCCAATTCCCACAGAGAATCTGCCATCACCACAGTAGAACGAGTCCGCCAAGATGGACAAACTAGACTTTACAACTCCCGTAAAATTCGTCACTATACTGATCACGAAGAAATTACTGACATCATTAATATATTGACGGCTGAAGGCGTACAAGTAGAAGCATGGCTTCCCAAAGCACAAATTCAAGGACACCCCTTTGATGTGCGTGTAGTTGTGATTAATGTCGAAGCACAGCACATAGTAGTCAGATTAGGCAAAAGTCCTATGACTAATCTACACCTAGGTAATGAACGGGGAAATACAGAAGATTTTCTAGCCAAAATTGGATATGAAAACTGGGAGAAGATGAAACAAACCTGTGAAGCAGCAGCCGCATTGTTTCCTAATAGCTTGTATTGCGGAATTGACTTATTAATTTTCCCTGATTTTCGTCGTCATGCCATTTTAGAAATCAATGCTTTTGGTGATTTACTACCTGGAATTTTTTGGAAAGGTTTAGATACTTATACAAGCGAAGTAAAAGCAGTGTTGAAAATAAGGCTAAACAAATGCTTGATATGA
- a CDS encoding STM4013/SEN3800 family hydrolase, whose amino-acid sequence MVFITFDTLRYDVAADLLEQGRTPNLATVIPKTGWEERHAPGNFTYAAHHAFFAGFLPTPVKPGIHPRLFALGFEGSTTTTEETCILDGSNIVNGLAAKGYHTVCIGGVGFFNKLNPLGKVLPSLFAESHWSRELGVTNPNSTENQIRLAEKILTAIPQTQRLFLFINISALHQPNYFYLPGATTDTIASHAAALEYVDKHLTKLWEALKKRAPTFCILCSDHGTTYGEDGYTGHRLSHPIVWTVPYAEFILPN is encoded by the coding sequence ATGGTATTTATAACATTCGATACTCTTCGTTATGATGTTGCAGCTGACTTATTAGAACAAGGACGCACCCCCAATTTAGCGACAGTTATACCCAAAACAGGCTGGGAAGAACGCCATGCCCCTGGAAACTTTACTTACGCTGCACATCATGCTTTTTTCGCAGGCTTTTTACCAACACCAGTTAAACCTGGAATCCACCCCAGATTATTTGCTTTGGGATTTGAAGGTAGCACAACCACTACTGAAGAGACTTGTATATTAGACGGCTCTAACATTGTGAATGGACTAGCTGCCAAAGGCTACCATACAGTGTGTATCGGTGGTGTCGGCTTCTTCAACAAACTCAACCCCTTGGGAAAAGTCCTACCTTCCTTATTTGCTGAAAGTCATTGGAGTAGAGAACTTGGTGTCACCAATCCCAACTCGACAGAAAATCAAATCAGACTAGCCGAGAAAATTCTCACAGCAATACCCCAAACTCAACGCCTATTTCTATTCATCAATATTTCCGCACTGCATCAACCAAACTACTTTTATCTTCCTGGTGCGACAACAGACACCATCGCTTCCCACGCCGCCGCCTTGGAATACGTAGATAAACATCTAACTAAACTCTGGGAAGCCCTCAAAAAACGCGCCCCCACCTTTTGCATTCTCTGTTCAGATCATGGCACAACCTACGGCGAAGATGGGTACACAGGCCATCGCCTCAGCCACCCCATAGTATGGACAGTTCCCTACGCAGAATTCATCCTCCCCAACTAA
- a CDS encoding STM4012 family radical SAM protein: MLTTKTKPLQQLLKQSPYQAYVYSYPHKTAYRPLNPPIKLAELWTKQDKQSLFLYIHIPFCEMRCGFCNLFTTVTHNEDFITQYVYTVQRQAKRVKAALGEASFARFALGGGTPTQLPLHHLETILNIAEETMGANLQHLPISVEMSPETADKDKLQLLRDRGVDRASIGVQSFIESEVLATQRRQSTPQVKAALTRMREAGFPTINIDLIYGLPGQTVDTWLQSIQSALHFQPEEIYLYPLYVRPLTGLGGSDKEWDDIRISCYREGRSLLLSQGYTQVSMRMFRRVSSLSSSTPVYCCQADGMVGIGCGARSYTDTLHYSNEYAVGSKEIRDILQAYIQTPNETFDYATYGFQLNIEEQRRRYILLSLLSDEGLNTTAYQQRFQSNLYTDFPELTQLIDLELATPTEKKIHLTAKGIELSDTVGAWLFSEQVNQLMQTYNLK; the protein is encoded by the coding sequence ATGCTCACCACCAAAACCAAACCTCTCCAACAACTCTTAAAACAATCCCCCTATCAAGCCTACGTCTACTCCTACCCCCATAAAACAGCCTATCGGCCCCTCAACCCACCTATCAAGCTCGCCGAACTGTGGACAAAACAAGATAAACAATCACTATTCCTCTACATTCACATCCCATTTTGTGAAATGCGCTGTGGATTTTGTAACCTATTCACTACCGTCACCCATAACGAAGACTTCATTACTCAATACGTCTACACCGTTCAACGACAAGCAAAACGAGTCAAAGCCGCACTAGGAGAAGCATCCTTTGCTAGATTTGCGTTAGGTGGCGGGACACCAACCCAGTTACCATTACACCACCTAGAAACCATACTCAACATAGCGGAGGAAACAATGGGTGCTAATTTACAGCACCTTCCCATTTCCGTTGAGATGTCACCAGAGACAGCCGATAAAGATAAATTACAACTATTGCGCGATCGCGGCGTTGATCGAGCTAGTATTGGCGTACAAAGTTTCATTGAATCAGAAGTTTTAGCCACCCAACGCCGCCAAAGTACCCCCCAAGTAAAAGCCGCACTCACCAGAATGCGCGAAGCTGGCTTTCCCACAATTAACATTGACTTAATTTACGGACTACCGGGACAAACCGTAGACACATGGTTACAGTCAATACAGTCTGCTTTACATTTTCAACCAGAAGAAATTTACCTATATCCCTTATACGTCCGACCCCTCACTGGTTTAGGAGGCTCAGACAAAGAATGGGATGATATCCGTATATCATGTTACCGCGAAGGGCGATCGCTCCTCCTATCACAAGGATACACCCAAGTTTCCATGCGAATGTTCAGAAGGGTTTCTTCCTTGTCTTCCTCAACTCCTGTATACTGCTGTCAAGCTGACGGTATGGTAGGAATAGGCTGTGGAGCACGTTCTTACACAGATACTTTGCATTATTCCAATGAATATGCTGTAGGTTCAAAAGAAATCCGCGATATTTTACAAGCCTATATCCAAACACCCAACGAAACTTTCGACTACGCCACCTATGGTTTTCAATTAAATATTGAAGAACAACGTCGCCGCTACATCTTATTATCTCTCTTGTCAGATGAAGGCTTAAATACCACTGCTTATCAACAAAGATTCCAAAGCAATCTTTATACTGATTTCCCCGAATTAACACAACTCATAGATTTAGAATTAGCAACACCAACAGAAAAAAAAATACATTTAACCGCAAAAGGTATAGAACTTTCAGACACCGTTGGTGCTTGGCTATTCTCAGAACAAGTCAACCAACTAATGCAAACCTACAACCTCAAATAA
- a CDS encoding STM4011 family radical SAM protein — translation MHLTILYRGSLISCNYGCEYCPFAKKQQSATELAIDRQEVEKFVNWIAQNSQHQFSILFTPWGEALIHEWYQQALVKLTQMPHVNKAAIQTNLSCKLDWVEACNKEKLAFWATFHPEWVTCHRFLSQCLELNRRGVRFSAGVVGFSQFKAQITYLRQNLPTHIYLWINAVKKELPNLSQEDRKFFQSIDPLYELNTQHYSSLGKTCRAGKSLISVDGEGTIRRCHFIKLPIGNIYDYDWETALFERTCTNETCHCHIGYIHLDYLDLDKVFSSGILERIPHNWDSNLWFFSS, via the coding sequence ATGCACCTCACAATACTCTATCGTGGTTCCCTAATCAGTTGTAACTATGGCTGTGAATATTGTCCTTTTGCCAAAAAACAACAATCAGCTACAGAATTAGCAATTGATAGACAAGAAGTAGAAAAATTCGTGAATTGGATAGCTCAAAATTCACAACATCAATTTTCGATTTTATTTACCCCGTGGGGAGAAGCACTAATTCATGAGTGGTATCAACAGGCATTAGTGAAACTAACTCAAATGCCCCATGTTAATAAAGCCGCAATCCAAACTAATCTTTCTTGTAAATTAGATTGGGTGGAAGCTTGTAACAAAGAAAAACTGGCATTTTGGGCAACATTTCATCCCGAATGGGTGACGTGTCATAGATTCCTCTCCCAATGTCTAGAATTAAATCGACGTGGTGTCCGTTTTAGTGCTGGCGTTGTCGGTTTTTCGCAATTCAAAGCACAGATTACTTACCTACGCCAGAATTTACCAACTCATATTTATTTATGGATTAATGCAGTTAAAAAAGAACTGCCAAATTTATCCCAGGAAGACAGAAAATTTTTCCAATCTATCGACCCATTGTATGAATTAAATACTCAACATTACTCCAGTTTAGGTAAAACTTGCCGTGCTGGTAAATCATTGATTTCTGTTGATGGTGAGGGGACAATTAGACGCTGTCACTTTATTAAATTACCTATTGGCAATATTTATGATTACGACTGGGAAACTGCACTATTTGAACGTACTTGTACTAATGAAACCTGTCATTGCCATATAGGTTATATTCACCTGGATTATTTAGACTTAGATAAAGTATTTAGTTCTGGTATTTTGGAGCGAATTCCGCATAATTGGGATTCTAATTTATGGTTTTTTAGTAGTTAG
- a CDS encoding AbrB/MazE/SpoVT family DNA-binding domain-containing protein: MAATVAKWGNSLAIRIPQNLAKEIHLTEGVEVELAVIDGSLVIKPKTRKRYSLDELIDAITPENVHGEIDSGIAVGNEVW; encoded by the coding sequence ATGGCTGCGACTGTTGCCAAGTGGGGAAATAGTCTTGCGATTAGGATTCCCCAGAATTTAGCGAAAGAGATTCATTTAACCGAAGGGGTAGAAGTAGAGCTTGCTGTCATAGATGGTAGCCTAGTAATTAAACCCAAAACCCGCAAGCGATACTCACTTGATGAGTTAATTGATGCTATTACACCAGAGAATGTTCATGGTGAGATTGATAGTGGAATAGCTGTGGGGAATGAGGTTTGGTAA
- the mazF gene encoding endoribonuclease MazF translates to MVTTANFYVPSRGDIVYLDFDPTKGHEQQGYRPAFVISPRRYNEKSSLALFMPITKQQKGYPFEVLLPSDLKIQGVILADQIKCLDWKVRGIKFIESAPESVIAEVQAKIEPLLL, encoded by the coding sequence TTGGTAACAACAGCAAATTTCTATGTCCCCAGTCGGGGAGATATTGTCTACTTAGATTTTGATCCCACAAAAGGACATGAACAACAAGGATATAGGCCTGCTTTTGTAATCTCACCTCGCAGGTACAACGAGAAAAGTTCTTTGGCTTTATTTATGCCGATTACAAAGCAGCAAAAAGGATATCCTTTTGAGGTTCTTTTACCGTCTGATTTGAAAATTCAAGGTGTAATTCTTGCGGATCAGATCAAGTGTTTAGACTGGAAAGTACGCGGGATTAAATTTATTGAGTCTGCACCAGAAAGTGTCATTGCAGAAGTGCAAGCAAAAATTGAGCCATTACTTTTGTAG
- a CDS encoding PD-(D/E)XK nuclease family protein produces MSLFTNLLKLHSGNRPIEDFFTEIIAYFFECNKHLLIAWLQENLIIDNNNYHSINISTQKEHQGLDSHKQDSRFDMVIELSNQVNTDVIIIESKIGSKDGDNNLKKYAEILSYFPNVRRRTLIYITREYDPREDIKNFADDLLPMVAFYQLRWYQFYAFLQKNADDTLGKEIIIFMRNNAMSHTNQFSPIDLITMMNFNKALESMKATLSEEVEKEFKLAFGNVIGGSASMTQWRWAGRYIIYTHFAPKGNLWCGLGYFNLNSDVFTKYPHIGICLEVSPGFKHRPEIINSMKKVVSVKPETWIPNNLTITPNWSSIHYRKTFQDFLCYQDQFSEIKLFFLECIKEFKKVQELYFDFPWKAVSSEESTEEE; encoded by the coding sequence ATGTCGTTATTTACCAATTTACTTAAACTGCATTCAGGGAATCGACCAATTGAGGACTTTTTTACTGAAATTATCGCTTATTTCTTTGAATGTAACAAACACCTTTTAATTGCTTGGCTGCAAGAAAATCTAATTATTGATAATAACAATTATCATAGTATCAATATTTCCACGCAAAAAGAACATCAAGGCTTAGATAGCCATAAACAAGATAGCAGATTTGATATGGTAATTGAGCTATCTAATCAAGTAAATACAGACGTAATAATTATTGAATCAAAAATTGGTTCTAAAGATGGGGACAATAATTTAAAAAAATATGCTGAAATTTTGAGTTATTTTCCAAATGTTAGACGACGAACCTTAATTTACATTACCCGTGAGTATGACCCACGTGAAGATATTAAAAACTTTGCTGATGATTTATTACCGATGGTAGCCTTTTATCAGTTGAGGTGGTATCAATTTTATGCGTTTTTACAAAAAAATGCAGATGATACTTTGGGTAAAGAAATAATAATTTTTATGAGGAATAATGCAATGTCTCACACTAATCAATTTTCACCCATTGACTTAATAACAATGATGAATTTCAACAAGGCTCTCGAATCTATGAAAGCAACTCTAAGCGAAGAAGTAGAAAAAGAATTTAAACTGGCTTTCGGTAATGTTATAGGAGGTTCAGCAAGTATGACTCAATGGCGATGGGCAGGTAGATATATTATCTACACTCATTTTGCTCCAAAGGGGAATCTTTGGTGTGGTCTTGGATATTTTAATTTAAATTCAGATGTTTTTACAAAGTACCCACATATAGGAATATGTCTAGAAGTTTCACCAGGTTTTAAACACCGCCCAGAAATTATTAATTCTATGAAAAAAGTAGTTAGTGTTAAACCTGAAACATGGATTCCTAATAATTTAACTATTACACCAAATTGGTCAAGTATTCATTATCGAAAAACTTTCCAAGATTTTTTGTGTTATCAAGACCAATTTTCAGAGATTAAATTATTTTTTTTAGAATGTATCAAGGAATTTAAAAAAGTTCAAGAATTGTATTTTGATTTTCCTTGGAAAGCTGTAAGCAGTGAAGAATCTACAGAAGAAGAATAA
- a CDS encoding type II toxin-antitoxin system RelE/ParE family toxin, whose product MKYRVEISSVAEAEADKVFLHLTQFTSPERAKLWYAGLLQIIESLSQMPKRCSLARENDYFSQEIRQILYGRGRNSYRIIFTIVEGEEISTVRVLHIRHATQQTLGEAPDDSDTT is encoded by the coding sequence ATGAAATACCGTGTTGAAATCTCTAGCGTAGCAGAAGCAGAAGCAGACAAAGTATTTTTACATTTAACTCAATTCACTTCTCCTGAGAGAGCAAAGCTGTGGTATGCGGGATTGCTACAAATTATTGAATCTTTATCACAAATGCCAAAGCGATGTTCTCTAGCCAGAGAGAATGATTATTTTAGCCAAGAAATTCGCCAAATTCTTTACGGTCGAGGGCGTAACTCATATAGAATAATTTTCACAATTGTGGAAGGAGAAGAAATATCTACAGTTCGTGTACTTCACATCCGCCATGCCACACAGCAGACTCTTGGTGAAGCACCAGATGATTCTGACACAACCTGA